aatttattatgctTCAATATGGATTTGTATAGattttttatactaatattgttcattattaatattgattctaattttatttaattaattttaaaatgaaaactagCACAGGCATGAtactagtttaattaattatgaagtccatgtatttaaataaaaaagtaaatgaacGGGGAAAATATCTTTTTTCCAGTGCCAATATTTTCAGCAAActttttttatgtaaaaaatATAGGAATTATGTCCAATCCGTACTTTTTCcatcattatttatttctattcaaaatattaatatgATCTTTAAAGTTTATGCTAACGATTAGATGTATCAACACAAATCTTAATATCTTTAAAATTTATGCGCATAAATAATCTACTATGTCTATTGCATACAGAGATTCCTAATTCCaatatcatactccctccgtcctcaagaaatatgcactttgggttcggcacgagttttaatgtaaaatggagaaagtaagagagaggtagagaaaaaaagtaattaaaatattgttagtgaatAATGAGCCCCACATCATTAGAgtgaaaagactttccaaaattggaaaaatatatattcttgtgggacagactaaaaaggaaatagtgcatattcttgtgagatggagggagggagtatataataaggactagtattttaaaataaaatacaatgaaaTACGAAATGTAACATGGATTAAATTGGCCGTAGATAACCCGATGAAAGCTTGCTCGAGCTTGTTTCGTTAAAGCTTATTTTTGCTAAATGAAACAAGCTTGTGCATAGTAATATTCATCAACCTGTAACATGGAATATATTGGCTATAAATGAATCAATGAAAGCTTTGCGAGCTCATTTATCAAAGTTTATTTGCTAAACGAACCAAGGTTGAGCATAGTAATATTCgacttattaatttattatgccaatttaacatgaaaatattttccaaaCCCTAAACCACAAAGTCTTAAGTCATTCGTctcaatatatttaattaataaaactcGAAACATATCTCAATaccaaaataataacaatacacatggttattcatacttcaaacctaacaaaaatatattcaggcaacacaaaataaaccaactttatttaaaaaaataaaattgcattgtCATAAATTCATCATTGTTCATTCCCAGTTAAACTGTAGAGAGAGTGATCTAAAAACCCAGAAATTACCTTCCCTGTCCTAATCAAAAGCAGCGCCACAAAAAAATGTGGTGAAGGGCCGGCAACTACACGACACTAGAACTCGAGGAGGGCGACAGCTACATCGTCACATCCCTATTCACGTCTCTCGAGCTCCGCGTTTTCCTTGGTCAAGGCCTCAACTCGGGATTGAAGAATGTTGATCATCGCTTGCGCTCTCATCACTTCAATCTTCAGCCTCTCCCTCTCCAACGAGATGTCGATGATCTCGTTCTCCAAGTTGCTGATGAACTTGAGGTAGCCGGGAGGGACGGATTTTTCCAGTTCTGCCGAGTTAAACGTGGGCATGCTGCCCGGGAGGTTGTCTTTCGCGCCTAGGGTCTCTAGAAGGGGGATCTCTACAGGCGGGAGGTTGGTTATCGTCATCATCATTGTCGAGGAACGACCGTGGCTCGTCGTGGTGGAGTCCTCGGATCCGTTTGCGATGCTGCAGTTTGGATCATCGCGCTTCGGTCTCTTGCCGTTGTCCAGCGAGAGGGGCTCCGGATCGACTGCGGGCCTATCCCTCTTGCCCAGGAAGGGGAGGCAGGGGGGATCGGCCGAGTACGTGAGGAGGAGTGGAGCGACGAGAGGCTGCGAGTCCTGCGACATATTTCGAGAGATTGTTAGGAAAAAAACAGTAATTACAAGATCTCGTGATGCTAAAAAAAACCGATTTCACACGATAAACGATTAAAGTACAATAGCATATGATAAACGTGCTTCTAACCGCATCCAATTTTCGTTTCTATCTATTTTAAATGCGTAAAACGATCGAAATAATTAATGGGACAGATCGAAAACATAAATTTAGAAGCAACTAATCAATAATCTAAACCATAAAAGAGAGTCTTGCACAATAAAGAACAAAACATGCACAAGGAAAAGAAGCGAAGTGCAAGACCTGTTCGGTGTTAGTGCAATCTCCGCGCACTTCATCGCCATTTGCCATGTCATCTTCCATGTCTTCCCCGGGGACCACAAGCGGGGCGTCCTCATCCCATTCCTCTTCGATAAATGGGGCATATCGGTCCCCATTAGGTGGTCCGAGGCCACTCTTCTGGAAGATTCTACATAGCACAAATGCATCCTAATTGAAGAAACAAGACAGGAATTTTATTTCAAGATTCATTACTTTTGAAGTTAATATAACATCACTGAGAATCGACACACACCTGTAGAACACCGGCATTTCCAAGTTCTGTGTCGCACAGCCTGTACTCGTGCATCACCCAATTAGTCCTCTTTCCATCAGGGGCACGTCCGCTGTGGAAAACGAGTGTTTTCTTCATTCCAATGGACTCGTTCTTGTGTTTCACTGGGCGGTCCTTCCCAGTCGCTTTCCAGTACCCTTGCCCAGTGGCACGATTCAGCCTGGATCCGTTGCCGTACTTCCTATCCACAGGGCTAAAGAAGTACCACTCTAGATCTCTCGTCTTCAACGACGAATACTCTGTTTAGGCATCAAGATTATCATGACGAAAGAAGGAATTAGTTTTTCAAATACATAAGCTAGATAGAAATCGACAAAATGGACCAGCGAACACGAGTAGAACTCGTTCCATCAGCATTAAATGCAATTCTACCATTCCGCCTACCAAAATCTCATCTTTAGCcaattttcatataaaaaacaTCAATTCTCTTGCAGAATTCAGTCTAAAAGCAACAATAAAGCATGAATTGAGTTTGCATCTCTTCATCACAACATCAGTCACTATAATCTCATCAGCAATTACAAATCATTTACA
This sequence is a window from Salvia splendens isolate huo1 chromosome 14, SspV2, whole genome shotgun sequence. Protein-coding genes within it:
- the LOC121763644 gene encoding NAC domain containing protein 50-like is translated as METGQEIVVAMGAPPPTSLAPGFRFHPTDEELVRYYLRRKVCGMPFRFEAVSEIDVYKSEPWDLAEYSSLKTRDLEWYFFSPVDRKYGNGSRLNRATGQGYWKATGKDRPVKHKNESIGMKKTLVFHSGRAPDGKRTNWVMHEYRLCDTELGNAGVLQDAFVLCRIFQKSGLGPPNGDRYAPFIEEEWDEDAPLVVPGEDMEDDMANGDEVRGDCTNTEQDSQPLVAPLLLTYSADPPCLPFLGKRDRPAVDPEPLSLDNGKRPKRDDPNCSIANGSEDSTTTSHGRSSTMMMTITNLPPVEIPLLETLGAKDNLPGSMPTFNSAELEKSVPPGYLKFISNLENEIIDISLERERLKIEVMRAQAMINILQSRVEALTKENAELERRE